Proteins encoded together in one Lathyrus oleraceus cultivar Zhongwan6 chromosome 5, CAAS_Psat_ZW6_1.0, whole genome shotgun sequence window:
- the LOC127086121 gene encoding geraniol 8-hydroxylase produces MDNYLSQLSPEMYVATTMLSLVVVYITMNFLSIQSRTKSQKYILPPGPSPLAIMLHVFELRKNPQYCLAKFSTLHGPIMHLKLGQISTVVISSADAAQEVLQTHDLLFSNRTVPQAVAVLDHDIFSLPFMPVCDLWRDLRKICKNELFSSQTLDASHALRCKKLQEILSEIDRSSLVGEAVDVGRAAFKTTMNFLSNTFFSKDFANSAGETDEYKSIIENLVSAIGTPNLVDFFPVLKMVDPQGIRGVSATYLDKLLQIIDSYIIKRMELRGGENYVKYDDMLDNLLDISQQNGQKMDNTKIKHLFLDLFVAGTDTTSYTIEKAMTELIHNPHAMIKAKEELAQIIGKGKTIQESDIVNLPYLQAIVKETLRLHPSAPLLLPRKAKIDVQIHGYTIPQGAQVLINKWAMARDPKIWNEANSFLPERFLGSEINYRGQNFQLTPFGSGRRICPGMPLAIRMLHTMLGSMINFFDWKLENGVKDIDQHLRAIPSRVNKVEHTI; encoded by the exons ATGGATAACTATTTGTCCCAATTGAGTCCAGAAATGTATGTTGCAACCACAATGCTCTCCCTCGTAGTAGTATACATTACTATGAACTTTCTTTCAATCCAAAGTAGAACCAAAAGCCAAAAATATATTCTCCCACCAGGTCCATCACCACTTGCAATCATGTTACATGTTTTTGAGCTTCGAAAAAATCCACAATATTGTCTAGCAAAATTCTCCACCTTACATGGTCCAATAATGCACTTAAAGCTAGGGCAAATATCGACCGTAGTTATTTCTTCGGCCGATGCAGCCCAAGAAGTGCTTCAAACTCATGACCTTTTATTCTCAAACCGAACGGTTCCTCAAGCCGTCGCGGTCCTCGATCACGATATTTTTAGCTTACCCTTTATGCCGGTTTGCGATCTTTGGAGAGACCTAAGAAAAATATGCAAAAATGAGTTGTTTTCTAGCCAAACACTTGATGCTAGCCATGCACTTAGGTGTAAGAAGTTACAAGAGATTTTAAGTGAGATTGATAGAAGTAGCTTAGTTGGTGAAGCTGTTGATGTTGGAAGAGCTGCTTTTAAGACTACAATGAATTTTTTAtcaaacacttttttttcaaaGGACTTTGCTAACTCTGCAGGTGAAACTGATGAGTATAAGAGTATTATTGAAAATCTTGTGAGTGCAATAGGAACACCAAATTTGGTTGATTTTTTTCCggttttgaaaatggttgatcCACAAGGTATAAGAGGAGTTTCAGCTACTTATCTTGATAAGTTGTTGCAAATAATCGATTCTTATATTATCAAGAGAATGGAGTTAAGAGGAGGAGAAAATTATGTCAAATATGATGACATGTTGGATAATTTGCTCGATATCTCTCAACAGAATGGCCAAAAGATGGACAACACCAAGATAAAACATTTGTTTCTT GATTTATTCGTTGCGGGGACAGATACAACTTCCTACACAATAGAAAAAGCAATGACAGAATTAATTCACAATCCACATGCGATGATAAAGGCCAAAGAAGAGCTTGCACAAATAATCGGCAAAGGAAAAACAATTCAAGAATCCGACATTGTCAATCTTCCATATTTGCAAGCAATAGTAAAAGAAACATTACGTTTGCATCCATCCGCTCCACTTTTACTACCAAGAAAAGCCAAAATCGACGTACAAATTCATGGATACACAATTCCACAAGGTGCGCAAGTCTTGATTAACAAATGGGCCATGGCGAGAGACCCAAAAATTTGGAATGAAGCAAACTCGTTTTTGCCCGAAAGATTTTTGGGCTCTGAAATAAATTATCGAGGTCAAAACTTTCAATTGACGCCATTTGGGAGCGGAAGAAGAATATGTCCGGGCATGCCACTTGCTATTAGGATGTTGCATACGATGTTGGGATCAATGATTAACTTCTTTGATTGGAAACTTGAAAATGGAGTTAAAGATATTGATCAACACTTGAGAGCTATTCCCTCTAGAGTGAACAAGGTGGAACATACAATATGA